One stretch of Deltaproteobacteria bacterium DNA includes these proteins:
- a CDS encoding ABC transporter permease translates to MGLLIRISWRNLWRNPRRSSILISAIVVCIFALLITLSYINGILRQMVRNSVDFHMGEMEIYKKGFYDDKDPKKNIPHFEEILTFLGKSEKVRNYAPRIEGRGLISSGYSSSGVRIIGIDAGREGNITLVKRSLISGRYLQTAGEHEILIGQKMAHKLKVDLGSKVVLTVQTVNNELASDAYRVVGIYKTISSDFDKYMVYLPIGKARKLLEMERGITGIAVRTDIGEGMITLEKEIEETFPQHRIDALTWAELEPLIAEMVRISKRWNMIFFAAIFIILSIGIINTQNIAVYERMHELGIVKAMGTRPFFIFSMIMMETFFLGLVGLAAGFLVSCPFIFYFSVKGLSLTMFSEGLEMFGIGATIYFDIAFIDILYSALSIMITSFFGAFIPAVRASRLEPVTAIRYV, encoded by the coding sequence ATGGGACTTCTCATCCGTATATCATGGCGCAACCTCTGGCGAAATCCGAGGCGTTCTTCCATTCTTATTTCGGCTATTGTCGTCTGTATCTTTGCGCTACTCATCACCCTTTCCTATATTAACGGCATATTACGGCAGATGGTGAGGAATTCCGTCGATTTTCATATGGGGGAGATGGAGATCTACAAAAAAGGATTTTATGATGATAAAGACCCTAAAAAGAATATTCCCCATTTTGAGGAGATTCTGACCTTTCTCGGTAAGTCGGAGAAGGTGAGGAATTATGCGCCGAGAATTGAGGGGAGGGGGCTCATATCGAGCGGTTACTCATCGTCGGGCGTAAGAATTATTGGTATCGATGCCGGCCGGGAGGGTAATATTACCCTGGTAAAGCGGTCCCTTATTTCAGGACGCTATCTCCAAACTGCCGGTGAGCATGAAATTCTCATTGGCCAAAAAATGGCTCATAAGCTCAAGGTTGACCTTGGGAGCAAGGTCGTGCTTACGGTGCAGACTGTTAATAATGAACTTGCTTCCGATGCCTACAGGGTTGTGGGCATTTATAAAACCATTTCATCGGATTTTGACAAATATATGGTCTACCTCCCCATCGGCAAGGCGAGAAAACTGCTGGAAATGGAACGGGGGATTACCGGCATTGCTGTGAGAACCGATATCGGCGAAGGAATGATAACGCTGGAAAAGGAAATTGAAGAGACCTTTCCTCAACACCGGATAGATGCCCTTACCTGGGCTGAACTGGAACCGCTCATTGCGGAAATGGTGCGTATCAGCAAACGATGGAACATGATCTTTTTTGCGGCCATTTTTATTATCCTTTCCATTGGCATTATCAATACGCAAAATATTGCTGTTTATGAGAGGATGCATGAACTGGGTATTGTCAAAGCCATGGGGACAAGGCCTTTTTTCATCTTTTCCATGATAATGATGGAGACCTTTTTCCTCGGGCTGGTCGGTCTTGCGGCGGGGTTTTTAGTCTCCTGTCCCTTTATATTCTATTTTTCCGTGAAAGGCCTCAGTCTTACCATGTTTTCTGAAGGGCTGGAAATGTTCGGTATCGGCGCTACCATCTATTTTGACATTGCGTTTATCGATATTTTATATTCAGCGCTGTCCATTATGATTACCTCATTTTTCGGGGCCTTTATTCCGGCAGTGAGGGCGAGCAGGCTTGAACCGGTGACGGCGATCAGGTATGTTTAA
- a CDS encoding zinc ribbon domain-containing protein YjdM: MSDSPNCPECGSEYTYQDGAMYVCPECAHEWAKDDAPENTDKDRVIKDANGNVLNDGDTITVIKDLKIKGSSSVVKVGTKVRNIRLVDGDHDIDCKIDGMGAMKLKSEFVKKIG, translated from the coding sequence ATGAGTGATTCACCCAACTGCCCGGAATGTGGTTCGGAATATACCTACCAAGACGGCGCTATGTATGTTTGTCCCGAATGTGCCCACGAGTGGGCAAAAGATGACGCTCCGGAAAATACCGATAAAGACCGTGTCATTAAAGACGCCAACGGAAATGTGCTTAATGACGGTGATACGATTACTGTCATTAAAGACCTCAAAATCAAAGGTTCATCATCAGTAGTCAAGGTGGGTACCAAGGTCAGGAATATCCGCCTTGTTGATGGTGATCATGATATTGATTGCAAGATTGACGGCATGGGCGCTATGAAGTTGAAATCAGAGTTTGTGAAGAAGATCGGCTAG